In Mangifera indica cultivar Alphonso chromosome 1, CATAS_Mindica_2.1, whole genome shotgun sequence, a single genomic region encodes these proteins:
- the LOC123195296 gene encoding anthocyanidin 3-O-glucosyltransferase 2-like encodes MNNKPELVFVPGPGVGHLIPFVELAKLLVQRHHRLSITVLVIKPPFDSKNNAYLDLLSAGDGINFVHLPTNDLQTFNAQSILTSFIESHKPQVKEAVSKLVLSESASDDSPKLAGFVLDMCCTSLIDVADEFGVPSYIFFTSSAAFLGLMIHVQALYDEQNKHIVDLKDSDSELEVPCLANTLPAKVLPFVYLDKDWSMIMFELARRFRRVNGIIVNSFKELESFAFKSLSSVETSIPPVYPIGPILNLDGKRIDLGSAESKTKAEIIEWLEDQPPSSVVFLCFGSMGSFDKEQVKEIARALEQSGHRFLWSLRQPPPKDQFVAPNDYKNLTDVLPEGFLDRIARIGKVIGWAPQVSVLAHKAIGGFVSHCGWNSVLESIWLGVPIAAWPMYAEHQLNAFEMVIELESAVEIKMEYRKDFLGENKTMVSAEEIERGIRKLMEDDNEIRRRIKEMSEKSRKTMMEGGSSFTSLGCFINDVMSHLS; translated from the coding sequence ATGAACAACAAACCTGAGCTCGTCTTTGTCCCTGGACCGGGCGTCGGCCACCTTATCCCCTTCGTGGAGCTGGCCAAGCTTCTCGTCCAACGCCACCACCGCCTCTCCATCACTGTCCTTGTCATAAAACCACCCTTCGACTCAAAAAATAATGCCTATCTCGACTTACTCTCTGCTGGTGACGGTATCAACTTTGTTCATCTCCCCACCAATGATCTTCAAACATTCAACGCCCAAAGCATCCTCACTTCTTTCATTGAATCACATAAACCGCAAGTCAAAGAAGCTGTCTCTAAGCTTGTTCTCTCCGAGTCAGCCTCCGATGACTCACCTAAACTTGCTGGGTTTGTTCTTGACATGTGTTGTACAAGCTTGATCGATGTTGCTGATGAGTTTGGAGTTCCAAGCTATATTTTCTTTACGTCGAGTGCAGCTTTTCTGGGTTTGATGATTCACGTGCAGGCTCTTTATGATGAGCAGAACAAACACATTGTTGATTTGAAAGACTCGGATTCTGAATTGGAAGTACCGTGTCTCGCTAACACACTTCCTGCTAAGGTTTTGCCTTTTGTGTACTTGGACAAAGATTGGTCTATGATTATGTTTGAGCTAGCGAGGAGATTTCGAAGAGTCAACGGCATAATTGTGAATTCGTTTAAGGAGTTGGAATCTTTTGCGTTCAAGTCTTTATCTAGTGTTGAAACCAGCATCCCACCTGTTTATCCTATTGGGCCCATTTTAAATCTTGATGGTAAAAGAATCGATCTGGGGTCAGCTGAGTCCAAAACAAAAGCAGAGATCATTGAGTGGCTTGAGGATCAACCACCATCGTCAGTTGTGTTCCTATGCTTCGGGAGCATGGGAAGCTTCGACAAGGAGCAGGTGAAAGAGATTGCTAGGGCGCTTGAACAGAGTGGGCATCGTTTCTTGTGGTCTCTACGTCAACCTCCACCCAAGGACCAGTTTGTTGCTCCAAATGACTACAAAAATCTAACAGATGTGTTACCAGAAGGGTTTCTTGATCGAATAGCTAGGATTGGAAAAGTAATCGGTTGGGCTCCGCAAGTGTCAGTCCTAGCCCACAAGGCAATCGGAGGGTTTGTCTCACATTGTGGGTGGAATTCAGTGCTAGAGAGCATTTGGTTAGGAGTTCCAATAGCCGCTTGGCCGATGTACGCAGAGCACCAGTTAAATGCGTTTGAGATGGTGATTGAGTTAGAATCAGCAGTAGAGATTAAAATGGAATATAGGAAGGATTTTTTAGGAGAGAATAAAACGATGGTGAGTGCAGAGGAGATAGAGAGAGGGATCAGGAAATTAATGGAGGATGATAATGAAATAAGGAGAAGAATTAAGGAGATGAGTGAAAAGAGTAGAAAAACGATGATGGAGGGTGGATCTTCATTCACTTCATTGGGTTGCTTCATTAACGATGTTATGAGCCATTTgtcataa
- the LOC123214349 gene encoding anthocyanidin 3-O-glucosyltransferase 2-like: MNNKFELVFIPAPGVGHLVSIMELAKLLIHRHHRLSITVLVMKVPSDSKSNAYLDSLSVDKRINIVYLPNDDLQRFKPMRVIPSFIELHKPLVKEAVSELVLSKSASDDSPKLVGFVLDMFCTSMIDVADEFGVPSYIFFTTGAALLGLMLHLQALHDEQNKQTVDLKDSDSELEVPSLVNKLPAKLLPSVYFEEEWSMAMFELARGFRRVKGIVVNSFVELESFAVKSLSSGEDNIPPVYPVGPILNLDGNSIDLESTESKTKAEIIKWLDDQPLSSVVFLCFGSQGSFEEDQVKEIAYALEQSGHRFLWSLRQPPSKGQFASPSDYTNLTDVLPKGFLERTVGVGKVIGWAPQVSVLAHKAIGGFVSHCGWNSTLESIWFGVAIATWPMYAEQQFNAFKLVIELGSAVEIKIDYSKELSTENQIVLRAGEIERGIRKLMTDDNKIRERVKEMREKSRKAMMDGGSSFTSLGCFIDDVMSNLS, encoded by the coding sequence ATGAACAACAAATTTGAGTTAGTCTTCATTCCTGCACCAGGCGTCGGCCACCTTGTCTCCATCATGGAGCTGGCCAAGCTTCTCATCCACCGCCACCACCGCCTCTCCATCACCGTCCTCGTCATGAAAGTACCGTCAGACTCTAAAAGTAATGCCTATCTCGACTCACTCTCTGTCGATAAACGTATCAACATTGTTTATCTCCCCAACGATGACCTTCAACGATTCAAACCCATGCGCGTCATCCCTTCTTTCATTGAATTGCATAAACCCCTCGTCAAAGAAGCTGTCTCTGAGCTTGTTCTCTCCAAGTCAGCCTCCGATGACTCACCTAAACTCGTTGGGTTTGTTCTTGACATGTTTTGCACAAGCATGATTGATGTTGCTGATGAGTTTGGAGTTCCAAGCTATATTTTCTTTACAACGGGTGCAGCTTTACTGGGTTTGATGCTTCACTTGCAGGCTCTTCATGATGAGCAGAACAAACAAACTGTTGATTTGAAAGACTCGGATTCTGAATTGGAAGTACCGAGTCTCGTCAACAAACTTCCTGCTAAGCTTTTGCCTTCTGTGTACTTCGAGGAAGAATGGTCTATGGCTATGTTTGAGCTAGCGAGGGGGTTCCGAAGAGTAAAAGGTATTGTTGTAAATTCGTTTGTGGAGCTGGAATCTTTTGCCGTCAAGTCTTTGTCTAGTGGTGAAGACAACATCCCACCCGTTTATCCTGTGGGGCCCATTTTGAATCTTGATGGTAATAGCATCGATTTGGAGTCAACTGAGTCCAAAACAAAAGCAGAAATCATCAAGTGGCTTGATGATCAACCACTGTCATCGGTTGTGTTTTTATGCTTCGGGAGCCAGGGAAGCTTTGAGGAGGATCAGGTGAAAGAGATTGCGTACGCGCTTGAACAGAGTGGGCATCGGTTCTTGTGGTCTCTTCGTCAACCTCCATCCAAGGGCCAGTTTGCTTCTCCAAGTGACTACACTAATCTAACAGACGTGTTACCGAAAGGGTTTCTTGAACGAACAGTCGGGGTTGGAAAAGTAATCGGGTGGGCGCCACAAGTGTCGGTGTTAGCCCACAAGGCGATCGGAGGGTTCGTGTCGCATTGTGGATGGAATTCAACACTGGAGAGCATATGGTTTGGAGTTGCCATTGCCACATGGCCTATGTATGCAGAGCAACAATTCAATGCGTTTAAGTTGGTGATTGAGTTAGGATCAGCtgttgaaattaaaatagattataGTAAGGAGTTGTCGACGGAGAATCAAATAGTGTTAAGGGCAGGAGAGATAGAGAGAGGGATTAGGAAATTGATGACGGATGATAATAAGATAAGGGAAAGAGTGAAGGAGATGCGCGAAAAGAGTAGAAAAGCTATGATGGATGGTGGATCTTCATTTACTTCATTGGGTTGCTTCATTGATGATGTTATGAGCAATTTGTCATAA